The Kryptolebias marmoratus isolate JLee-2015 linkage group LG21, ASM164957v2, whole genome shotgun sequence genome segment GTCTGTCACTCAGACTCCACAACTCGGGCCGTGCCATGGTTCCTCCGGGCTGAGGAGAACAATCTATAGAAACAATTTTTGTGCTTGCTTTTACTGATCTGGATTGTCAGGACTTTTATCAATGAAAAAGGTTATTATTGAGACATTGTTGATCGGTGGATGATTGTATCTGATCACTGAATTAGTCCATCGAGTCAGGAGAACCAAGCAGAACCAAGGAGGACCAAGGAGAACCAAGGAGAACCAAGGAGAACCAAGGCTTTCCAGCCTCGTGTCACATGAGCAACTTATTCACTCAGCAATGGTTTGAAAACAGTTAACCTGGTGGTGAGCCATGAAAACATTAAGGACTTCAAACTAGAAGAATTATTTTAACCCTATAGGGTGCCCTGTTTGGCAGAACATCTTAGGAGGGGGGGNNNNNNNNNNNNNNNNNNNNNNNNNNNNNNNNNNNNNNNNNNNNNNNNNNNNNNNNNNNNNNNNNNNNNNGGGGGGGGGTAGAAACCCAGACTTTAGGCTccagaataaaagcagcagttaGAACTTGATGCAGGGCAGTTTTCCAGCTCTCTGGAGGAACAGAAGAGGAGTGATGAAGCTGCTGCTTATATTGACAGCCAGGTTGAATAACATGATCTGTAGAATGAGCTTCAGGGACGTGTGCAGGACGGTGGGACCCAGCATGgtcatctgcagcagctgcgtGACGCTGTTGAACACCAGCGTGATAATGATCACCTTGAAGGCCTTCCTCTTCATGCTGTTCCAGTTCCCAGAGCTTCGGACACCATCACCAGGACTGGGCTGCTTCAGGATGAGGAGAACACAAATGCCACAATATGacaggatggagaaaaacagGAGGGACTTGGCTATAAAAAAGTATGCTAAGTTGTTGAGGGACGTTACGAAGACCCGATAAATGAGGTTCAGCAGGATCAGCAGCCAGTCGGCCACACAGAACAGCAATCTGTAGCGCAGAGGTTTGAACCTGCAAACAGGAGACAAGGTTTGGTCTGAGGATGCTCACTTTAGGAAAAGCTGTAtagaaagaggcagaaaaaggcGAGGAACAGTGCAAAGATCTGTAAATACTACTGTAACTTTACAGTTTACACGTATAATTTACTATGAAACCATAAAATACGCTCAGGCTGCACAAAGCCCAGTCCATCTGACCCGTAGGTTACCTGAGAAAGAGAGTGGGGTGGACCACTGCCAAGTACCGTTCCAGACAAATACAGGTCTGAAAAATTGGTCGAGAAATCAAGATGATCTCCAAGAACAGCTGCAGAAGCAGAACCCCGACAGCCCTGGACATCTCCAGCAGGAAGTGAACCATGATGTAGAAGGACGAGCAGCAAAACAGGATCTCAGAGACAGCCAGATTCAGAGCGAAGAGCTCTGAGACCACAGGACCGCTCGACTCGCTCACTATCAGCCAGATCACATAGATGTTCGCCGGCAAGCTGACCAGGACATTGGAAGCCAACAAACCTGTCATTCCGTTTATGAAGAAGCTGGGATCAAACACAGATGTGAGGTTGGCCATCTTCATCAGATTTAAGAGCTGTTGTTGAAGTAATCTGCAGGAGTTGGACCAAAGATTGGACAGTTACTATGATAGTACATCTCCATCTGAAGAAGTAAAGTCTTTTCATTTTAGACCCTTGTTATGGTCTCAGAACATGGTTGGATCATAACCTCCTTCAGTTCTGAATCTCCTAAACCCTCTTCTGTAATGACGCCAGGCTACACCTACACACACCCTGTCAGGATGCAGAAGCTGCTAGAAGATCAGTACAACTACCACCATAAGCATCAGTCATAGGTTGTTTCCATGGCTTTGGTGTGATCGCAGTCATAGCTGAGCCTTGTTCTGCTTAAAATCTTTAACCAACACTGGTGAATATGGGCCCTACAGCAATAATACACTGAACCATGATGATAAAGCATCACCACATCACCAGGTGCACGCTCAAATC includes the following:
- the LOC108228927 gene encoding cysteinyl leukotriene receptor 2, which codes for MANLTSVFDPSFFINGMTGLLASNVLVSLPANIYVIWLIVSESSGPVVSELFALNLAVSEILFCCSSFYIMVHFLLEMSRAVGVLLLQLFLEIILISRPIFQTCICLERYLAVVHPTLFLRFKPLRYRLLFCVADWLLILLNLIYRVFVTSLNNLAYFFIAKSLLFFSILSYCGICVLLILKQPSPGDGVRSSGNWNSMKRKAFKVIIITLVFNSVTQLLQMTMLGPTVLHTSLKLILQIMLFNLAVNISSSFITPLLFLQRAGKLPCIKF